In a single window of the Eshraghiella crossota genome:
- a CDS encoding ABC transporter ATP-binding protein: protein MIDFQNVSFSYGEESSGGGIRNVNLTINTGEFVLLTGESGCGKTTITRLVNGLVPHYYEGNLEGDVLLDGKSVSDTPLYDLAAMVGSVFQNPKSQFFNVDTDSELAFACENLGYPQEDILKRIDRTVSDYHIEDLMGRSVFALSGGEKQKIACASSSVLLPGIMVLDEPSSNLDMAAIDDLRQVLSLWKKQGKTILVAEHRLYYLHDLADRVLYVKDGEIEREYTPAEFDSLSDGTRKEMGLRPFSLSKLKPANQYQAHTAKQMEFQNFCFAYKKREPESLHIPSAELPVGETIAIIGLNGAGKSTLARCICGLEKKCGLLQVDGKTLDWKARLKHCYMVMQDTSHQLFTESVTDEVLLSMDNKDETVVDKILKQFDLLEYKDRHPLSLSGGQKQRVAIASAIVSNREIIVFDEPTSGLDLKHMREVARSLKSLADQGKTLLVITHDPELVMAGCSYVVHMEKGQIKESYPLDESGSKKVLDFFRIRQ from the coding sequence ATGATAGATTTTCAAAATGTTTCTTTTTCTTATGGTGAAGAATCCAGCGGCGGAGGGATTAGAAATGTCAATCTCACCATAAACACAGGGGAATTTGTTTTACTCACGGGAGAATCCGGCTGTGGGAAAACAACGATTACCCGTTTGGTAAACGGGCTGGTGCCTCATTATTACGAGGGAAATTTAGAGGGCGATGTCCTTCTGGACGGAAAAAGCGTATCAGATACGCCGCTTTATGACTTGGCTGCTATGGTGGGATCTGTATTCCAGAATCCCAAAAGTCAGTTTTTCAACGTGGATACGGATAGTGAATTAGCCTTTGCCTGTGAAAATTTAGGCTATCCTCAGGAGGATATCCTGAAAAGGATTGACCGGACAGTTTCCGATTATCATATTGAAGATTTGATGGGGCGAAGCGTGTTTGCTCTGTCCGGAGGCGAAAAGCAAAAAATAGCCTGTGCTTCATCAAGTGTATTGCTGCCGGGAATTATGGTCCTGGACGAACCATCTTCTAATTTGGATATGGCTGCTATTGATGACCTGCGGCAGGTCCTGAGCCTCTGGAAAAAGCAGGGCAAAACAATTCTGGTCGCAGAACACCGCCTTTACTACCTTCACGATCTTGCAGATCGTGTGCTGTATGTAAAAGATGGGGAGATTGAACGGGAATACACGCCTGCTGAATTTGACAGCTTATCGGATGGCACTCGAAAAGAAATGGGGCTGCGGCCGTTTTCTCTCTCGAAGTTGAAGCCTGCGAATCAGTATCAGGCGCATACAGCTAAACAGATGGAATTTCAAAATTTCTGCTTTGCGTATAAAAAGCGGGAACCGGAAAGCCTCCATATTCCGAGTGCAGAACTGCCTGTTGGAGAAACGATTGCCATTATCGGTCTGAATGGCGCTGGAAAATCTACTCTGGCCCGCTGTATTTGCGGACTGGAAAAGAAGTGTGGCCTTTTGCAGGTTGACGGGAAAACCCTTGATTGGAAAGCCCGGCTCAAACATTGCTACATGGTAATGCAGGATACCAGCCATCAGCTATTTACCGAAAGCGTGACGGATGAAGTGCTTCTGAGCATGGACAACAAGGATGAAACTGTTGTGGATAAAATCCTTAAACAGTTTGATCTGCTGGAATATAAAGACAGGCACCCGCTTTCTCTTTCCGGCGGGCAAAAACAGCGGGTAGCGATCGCGTCTGCCATTGTGAGTAACCGGGAGATCATTGTGTTTGACGAACCAACCAGCGGGCTTGATCTCAAACATATGCGGGAAGTTGCGCGTAGTTTGAAGTCACTCGCGGATCAGGGCAAAACGCTTCTTGTTATTACGCATGATCCGGAGTTGGTGATGGCGGGATGTTCGTATGTAGTTCATATGGAAAAAGGGCAAATAAAAGAAAGCTATCCATTGGACGAATCCGGCAGTAAAAAGGTTTTGGATTTTTTCCGAATCCGCCAGTGA
- a CDS encoding MptD family putative ECF transporter S component translates to MSSQKKSSRLEGKDLITIGIYTVIYVVIVMLVAMLGFIPIFIPLMAVLCPLIGGIPYMLYVTKAKKFGMTAIMGFLIGLIMVFFGNGYLTMVTGLVGGLLADVILKKADYKSAKSTVLSCGVFSIWVFGNFAPIFLNRESYMVMLTEGYGAEYAATLNTYMPMWIAPILLVACFVFGLVGGVIGKAICKKHFQRAGIA, encoded by the coding sequence ATGAGTTCCCAGAAAAAAAGTTCCCGGCTTGAGGGAAAAGATTTAATTACTATCGGCATCTACACCGTCATCTATGTCGTGATTGTTATGCTGGTGGCGATGCTTGGCTTTATCCCCATTTTTATTCCGCTGATGGCGGTGCTGTGCCCTTTGATTGGCGGCATCCCCTATATGCTGTATGTTACAAAGGCTAAAAAATTCGGGATGACTGCAATCATGGGTTTCCTGATTGGCCTAATCATGGTGTTCTTCGGCAACGGCTATCTTACTATGGTAACTGGTCTCGTTGGCGGCCTGTTGGCCGACGTGATCCTGAAAAAGGCGGACTACAAAAGTGCAAAGAGTACAGTTCTTTCCTGCGGCGTGTTCAGCATCTGGGTGTTTGGCAACTTTGCTCCCATTTTTCTGAACCGTGAAAGCTATATGGTAATGTTGACTGAAGGATACGGCGCTGAATATGCAGCTACCCTTAATACATATATGCCTATGTGGATTGCGCCTATTCTGCTGGTTGCCTGCTTTGTGTTTGGCCTTGTCGGAGGTGTGATTGGGAAAGCCATTTGCAAAAAGCACTTCCAGCGTGCCGGTATTGCATAA
- a CDS encoding energy-coupling factor transporter transmembrane component T: MAREILLSKKTEQGLRLDPRTKLLLIFIISIFVMGGTGGEAMGLIRLVLCTVPAILLLTSKQCAKTVGYIAVFSAFYAVQIYVLPHLTGILNFLVLFTTGFFCRILPSVAIAAYAVKTTTVSELISGMERIHMPKEVTIPLTVMFRFFPTVFQESEAISDAMKMRGIKLGGKKSSKILEYKLIPMITCSVKIGEELSAAAITRGLGAPVKRTNICQLKFNFADVVLILFCCFVVFWAIASPIISAGGILP, encoded by the coding sequence ATGGCGCGGGAAATTCTGCTCAGCAAAAAAACAGAACAAGGGTTACGGCTCGATCCGCGTACAAAACTGTTGCTCATCTTCATCATAAGCATTTTTGTCATGGGTGGAACAGGCGGAGAAGCTATGGGGCTGATCCGCCTTGTTCTTTGTACGGTTCCGGCTATATTGCTGCTTACCTCGAAACAATGTGCAAAAACTGTGGGCTATATTGCTGTGTTTTCTGCTTTTTATGCTGTTCAAATTTATGTTTTGCCGCACCTTACGGGAATATTGAATTTCCTCGTTCTGTTTACAACAGGATTCTTCTGTCGAATCCTTCCCAGTGTTGCGATTGCTGCCTATGCAGTGAAAACAACAACGGTCAGTGAATTGATTTCCGGCATGGAAAGAATCCATATGCCTAAAGAAGTGACGATCCCCTTAACGGTCATGTTCCGCTTCTTTCCAACTGTCTTTCAGGAGTCAGAAGCAATCAGTGACGCTATGAAAATGCGTGGGATTAAACTTGGAGGGAAAAAATCTTCAAAAATATTGGAGTATAAGCTGATCCCGATGATTACCTGCTCCGTGAAAATCGGTGAGGAACTTTCCGCTGCGGCAATTACCCGTGGCCTCGGCGCTCCTGTCAAACGCACAAACATTTGCCAGCTTAAATTCAATTTTGCCGATGTGGTGCTGATCTTGTTTTGTTGCTTTGTAGTGTTTTGGGCGATTGCTTCCCCGATAATTTCCGCAGGAGGGATTTTGCCATGA